In Acinetobacter sp. C32I, one genomic interval encodes:
- the zapE gene encoding cell division protein ZapE, with the protein MSNSKPDSHSTAYIPTSPAERYAQALESGQFMPDEAQAQAVQELDRVWKELLTRYKASKKAFRRFRRQTYPKGVYMWGGVGRGKTWLMDQFYESVPFRRKTRMHFHHFMQHVHKELNKLSGQRNPLDLVADQIYKDAVVICFDEFFVSNVTDAMILSDLFQKLFERGITLIATSNIAPDGLYKNGIHRDRFIPTIELVKKNCAILNVDAGVDYRLRVLKQAQLFKYPLTDDAQAWLSGRFKALTQTQTQSNSPIMINNRVVETLGHTEDVLWCEFSELCFKPRSPADFIEIANIYNTVLVSNVPHLTDFLSEGTRRFIYLVDEFYDRGVKLILTSEDSIIDLYEGEKLAFEIERTRSRLLEMQSDDYLHSEHRQIQVAQTS; encoded by the coding sequence ATGTCAAATTCTAAACCAGACTCACATAGCACTGCATATATCCCAACATCACCTGCTGAGCGTTATGCTCAAGCACTTGAGTCAGGACAATTCATGCCAGATGAGGCTCAAGCACAAGCCGTGCAAGAGTTGGATCGAGTATGGAAAGAGTTACTCACTCGCTATAAAGCATCTAAGAAAGCGTTTCGACGTTTCCGTCGTCAAACCTATCCAAAGGGTGTTTATATGTGGGGGGGTGTCGGCCGTGGAAAAACGTGGTTAATGGATCAATTCTATGAATCTGTACCATTTCGCCGTAAAACACGCATGCATTTCCATCACTTTATGCAACACGTACATAAAGAGTTGAATAAACTTTCTGGTCAACGTAACCCTTTGGACTTGGTTGCGGATCAAATTTATAAAGATGCCGTTGTGATTTGCTTTGACGAATTTTTCGTATCGAACGTGACTGATGCGATGATCTTGAGTGATCTATTCCAAAAGCTATTCGAGCGCGGCATTACTTTGATTGCGACATCAAACATTGCACCAGATGGTCTATACAAAAACGGAATTCACCGTGATCGCTTTATCCCGACCATTGAGTTGGTCAAAAAGAACTGTGCCATATTGAATGTGGATGCAGGTGTGGATTATCGTTTGCGTGTATTGAAGCAGGCGCAATTATTTAAATATCCATTAACTGATGATGCGCAAGCGTGGTTATCTGGTCGTTTTAAAGCATTGACACAAACCCAGACACAGTCAAATTCACCAATCATGATCAATAATCGTGTGGTGGAAACATTGGGGCATACGGAAGACGTATTGTGGTGTGAATTCTCTGAATTGTGTTTTAAACCACGTAGCCCAGCAGACTTTATCGAAATCGCGAATATCTATAATACCGTTTTGGTCAGCAATGTTCCGCATTTAACCGATTTCTTGTCTGAAGGAACACGTCGCTTTATTTATTTGGTCGATGAGTTCTATGACCGTGGGGTAAAACTAATCCTCACCTCAGAAGATTCGATTATCGATCTTTATGAAGGCGAGAAATTGGCATTTGAAATTGAACGTACGCGTTCACGTTTATTAGAAATGCAATCGGATGATTATCTACATTCGGAGCATCGACAAATTCAAGTCGCGCAGACTTCATAA
- a CDS encoding MarR family transcriptional regulator, with the protein MPKKYARFLPTADSFNLEDFPFYWISQVNAQYVQNIDNVLKKYGLDNSRRRILIALHVKPHASVSELSDMVISKMSTTTKIVYRLKDEGYIDTYSCKEDGRITRVYLTEKGQEMIIKINDLTSVILEQSFDGLTPLQIEKTMEILRHMFKNLAR; encoded by the coding sequence ATGCCAAAAAAATATGCGCGTTTTTTACCTACAGCCGATTCATTTAACCTGGAAGACTTCCCTTTTTACTGGATTTCTCAAGTAAATGCTCAATACGTTCAAAATATTGATAACGTACTCAAAAAATATGGTCTAGATAATTCTCGCCGCCGCATTTTAATTGCCTTGCATGTCAAACCTCATGCAAGTGTGTCTGAGCTATCAGACATGGTCATTTCCAAAATGTCGACCACAACCAAAATCGTTTATCGTCTTAAAGATGAAGGTTATATCGATACTTATTCATGTAAAGAAGATGGTCGTATCACTCGTGTCTACCTGACCGAAAAAGGCCAAGAAATGATCATTAAAATCAATGATCTAACCTCTGTTATTTTAGAACAATCTTTTGATGGCCTAACACCGCTGCAAATTGAAAAAACCATGGAAATTTTACGCCATATGTTTAAAAATCTTGCGCGCTAA
- a CDS encoding NAD(P)/FAD-dependent oxidoreductase, producing MRDETKNAIQKTKVAIIGAGFGGLAMAIRLLQSQINDFVILEKTNDVGGTWRENQYPGAACDVQSHMYSLSFAPKTDWSKRYAEADEIFTYIQDITAQYKLKDYCQFNHEVTHAEFDESRNLWTLTFKDQPTLEAQFVIFASGPLHVPQVPHVKGIEKFQGKVFHSSQWDHDYDLTGKSVASIGTGGSAIQYIPEIAPEVKQLYVLQRTAAWVIPRDERKYSQLSKSLFKASNIYRQIHRTRLYWTNESRVVPIVQPQIMKYGQKLAEAFIRFQVKDKELAKKLTPDFVMGCKRILISNKYFPTFNRKNVELVTDAIQEITANSIITKDGKERQIDCLIYGTGFITDPRIYLKHFDCVGRHGIELKQAWKDGAESYYGISTKNFPNLFQLLGPNTILGHNSVIFMIESQVNYILQLIQTVDKTGTQAVEIKHEVQDQFNERVQDQLKGTVWQAGGCSSWYQAADGKNFSLWPTYTWRYWLETRKVNVADYNFINTAVNSKNHAA from the coding sequence ATGCGTGATGAAACCAAAAATGCGATTCAAAAAACAAAAGTTGCAATTATTGGTGCAGGCTTTGGTGGTTTAGCAATGGCCATTCGACTATTGCAAAGTCAAATCAATGATTTTGTAATTTTAGAAAAAACCAACGATGTTGGCGGGACCTGGCGCGAAAACCAATATCCTGGTGCAGCCTGTGATGTTCAGTCACATATGTATTCGCTTTCATTCGCACCGAAGACCGACTGGTCAAAGCGCTATGCAGAAGCAGATGAAATCTTCACCTATATTCAAGACATTACTGCACAATATAAATTAAAAGACTACTGTCAGTTCAATCATGAAGTCACTCATGCTGAATTTGATGAAAGCCGCAATCTGTGGACTTTGACTTTCAAAGATCAGCCAACACTAGAAGCACAATTTGTTATTTTTGCATCTGGCCCACTGCATGTGCCACAAGTTCCACACGTTAAAGGTATTGAAAAGTTCCAAGGTAAAGTATTCCATTCATCACAGTGGGACCATGACTACGACTTAACAGGAAAATCTGTTGCATCAATTGGAACAGGCGGCAGTGCGATTCAATATATTCCTGAAATTGCGCCCGAGGTGAAGCAGCTATATGTATTGCAACGTACCGCGGCTTGGGTGATTCCTCGCGATGAACGTAAATATTCACAACTGAGCAAATCGTTATTCAAAGCTTCAAACATCTATCGTCAGATTCATCGTACCCGTTTGTACTGGACCAATGAATCTCGTGTTGTACCTATCGTACAACCTCAAATCATGAAGTATGGTCAAAAACTGGCTGAAGCCTTTATCCGTTTCCAAGTCAAAGATAAAGAACTCGCAAAGAAACTGACGCCCGATTTTGTCATGGGCTGTAAACGTATTTTGATTTCCAATAAATACTTCCCGACTTTCAATCGTAAAAACGTTGAATTGGTAACCGATGCTATTCAAGAAATCACAGCCAATAGCATCATCACTAAAGATGGCAAAGAACGTCAAATTGATTGCCTGATTTACGGTACCGGTTTCATTACCGACCCTCGTATTTATCTCAAGCATTTCGATTGTGTTGGTCGCCATGGCATAGAATTGAAACAGGCATGGAAAGATGGTGCTGAAAGTTACTATGGTATCAGCACCAAGAACTTCCCCAATTTATTCCAGTTATTGGGTCCTAACACCATTCTCGGTCATAACTCAGTGATCTTCATGATTGAGTCTCAGGTCAACTACATTCTCCAGTTGATCCAAACTGTCGATAAAACAGGAACTCAAGCGGTTGAAATCAAACATGAGGTTCAAGATCAATTCAATGAACGTGTTCAAGATCAACTTAAAGGCACCGTATGGCAAGCAGGTGGCTGTAGCAGTTGGTATCAAGCAGCTGACGGTAAAAACTTCTCGTTATGGCCAACCTACACTTGGCGATATTGGTTAGAAACCCGTAAAGTAAATGTTGCTGATTATAATTTTATCAACACAGCGGTTAATTCAAAAAACCATGCCGCTTAA
- a CDS encoding multidrug effflux MFS transporter, whose translation MNAATHITKISWSLLLLLSLFTALDALAIDIYLPAFPLLAESFATSPGHIQLTLSVFLIGLAIGQGLYGPLLDRFGRRKPLLIGIAIFILGSLFAAIAPSIEWLLAARFLQAIGASAGLVVPRAIISDVCDAKTSAKNFSILMQVMMIVPIIAPLFGSLILRIGSWHLIFYTLAVLGAILWLWGNHAIPETLKPQYRQPLQFAAIRTSYQALARNKGFMAYTLAGGFILGGFFVYLSQSPFIFIQHYHIHNESFSSLFAANAVGLIILGQVSILLLKRWTAQQLLVLGLCIFSGASFILMLSVSFYHLNLWQYIVLLGLSIWSTGFIFGNLTALTMQQSPQHLTGAASSLMGLLQYAFASLIGFIVSLFEINISLLPASLFICGGIALGLCIYAALRQADTFSTMETE comes from the coding sequence ATGAACGCTGCTACCCACATCACAAAGATCAGTTGGTCTTTGTTACTGTTGCTCTCCCTCTTTACCGCCTTAGATGCATTGGCAATTGATATTTATTTGCCAGCGTTTCCACTGCTTGCAGAAAGTTTTGCAACTTCACCAGGTCATATCCAACTCACCCTTTCTGTATTCCTGATTGGACTCGCAATCGGTCAAGGATTGTATGGCCCATTGCTTGATCGCTTTGGGCGACGTAAACCCTTACTGATTGGTATCGCAATATTCATCTTGGGGTCATTATTCGCCGCGATTGCACCAAGTATTGAATGGCTGTTGGCCGCACGCTTCTTGCAAGCAATCGGTGCATCTGCAGGTTTAGTGGTTCCAAGAGCAATTATTTCTGATGTCTGTGATGCCAAAACCAGTGCCAAAAATTTTTCTATTTTGATGCAGGTCATGATGATTGTACCCATCATTGCCCCCTTGTTTGGAAGCCTCATCCTGCGGATCGGCTCTTGGCATCTGATTTTCTATACTTTGGCCGTACTTGGGGCGATTCTCTGGTTATGGGGGAATCATGCCATCCCAGAAACCCTAAAACCTCAATATCGTCAGCCACTTCAATTTGCAGCAATTCGAACCAGCTATCAAGCACTTGCCCGAAATAAAGGCTTTATGGCTTACACCTTGGCAGGTGGTTTTATCTTGGGCGGCTTCTTTGTTTATCTAAGCCAATCACCGTTTATTTTTATCCAGCATTATCATATTCATAATGAAAGTTTTAGCAGCCTATTTGCAGCCAACGCCGTAGGCTTGATTATCCTTGGACAAGTTTCAATCCTGTTATTAAAACGATGGACAGCGCAGCAATTATTGGTACTGGGCCTATGCATATTTAGTGGCGCCAGTTTCATTTTGATGCTGAGTGTCAGTTTCTATCACTTAAACTTATGGCAATACATCGTACTTTTAGGACTGAGTATCTGGTCTACAGGTTTTATTTTTGGTAATTTAACTGCACTTACCATGCAACAAAGCCCTCAACATTTAACTGGTGCAGCCTCATCATTAATGGGTTTGCTGCAATATGCCTTTGCTTCGTTGATTGGCTTTATCGTGAGCTTGTTTGAAATTAACATCAGCCTGCTGCCAGCCAGCCTATTCATTTGTGGTGGGATTGCACTGGGCTTATGTATTTATGCAGCACTTAGGCAAGCTGACACATTTTCGACGATGGAAACAGAATAA
- a CDS encoding 2OG-Fe(II) oxygenase produces MSQILKLDALKQAQVLTSPYPYFVVENSIVDSEVKAVIQDFPKIEQGGSYNIEDVEIKPNFDRFLKSLDTKEFRQILTEKFDVDVMEHPMMITLRGYSRQKDGRIHSDSKTKLLTILIYLNESWDAPTGRLRILNDEKNMDDYVAEIDAGPGTLVAFKVTDNGWHGYVPYEGQRQSIQINFLTSDKANAKHRFIHGLSAKMKKLFG; encoded by the coding sequence ATGTCACAAATTTTAAAATTAGATGCTTTAAAACAAGCCCAAGTTTTGACTTCACCATATCCTTACTTTGTTGTTGAAAATTCAATTGTCGATAGTGAAGTAAAGGCGGTGATTCAAGACTTCCCAAAAATTGAACAGGGTGGAAGCTATAATATTGAAGATGTTGAAATTAAGCCTAATTTTGACCGTTTTCTAAAATCACTGGATACCAAAGAATTTCGTCAAATCTTGACTGAAAAATTTGATGTTGATGTGATGGAACATCCAATGATGATCACTTTACGTGGTTATTCACGTCAAAAAGATGGCCGTATTCATTCGGATTCTAAAACCAAGCTGCTGACCATTTTGATTTATTTGAATGAGTCTTGGGATGCACCAACAGGTCGTTTACGTATCTTAAATGATGAAAAGAATATGGATGACTATGTGGCAGAAATTGATGCGGGTCCAGGTACTTTGGTTGCCTTTAAAGTCACCGATAATGGGTGGCATGGTTATGTGCCTTATGAAGGTCAGCGCCAGTCGATTCAGATTAACTTCCTAACCAGCGATAAAGCTAATGCCAAGCACCGCTTTATTCACGGTTTAAGTGCCAAGATGAAAAAATTATTTGGTTAA
- a CDS encoding malate synthase G: MTVRIQKGKLAIAKELYDFIENEALPGTGLESETYWKNFEQVVVDLSPKNKALLAKRDELQAKIDEWHRNNKFELNAYKAFLTEIGYLVPEVADFQVTTENVDEEIALLAGPQLVVPVRNARYSLNAANARWGSLYDALYGTDVISEEGGAEKGKGYNPVRGDKVIAFAKNFLNQTFPLAQGSHEDATQYAIANNGLVVTLKDGSTTSLAHESQFVGFNGEAANPTEIVLLNNGLHVIIEIDANSPIGKTDAAGVKDLTLEAAVTTIQDLEDSVAAVDAEEKVEGYRNWLGLMKGDLQESIEKNGKTVTRTLNKDRTVQNLIGGTTTLHGRSLMLLRNVGHLMTNPAILVDGEEVFEGIMDALVTPLLTVADIRGQNENKNSRKGSMYIVKPKMHGPEEVAFAVELFERAEQAIGLPAKSLKIGIMDEERRTSVNLKNCIAAAKDRTIFINTGFMDRTGDEIHTSMEAAPVVRKEAVKTQKWIAAYENRNVAIGLACGLQGKAQIGKGMWPKPDSMKDMLATKTAHPNAGATCAWVPSPTGAVLHALHYHQINVKARQDVLAAEDMLTLDDLLTPPFAPETNWTAEELNNELENNCQGILGYVVRWVDLGVGCSKVPDINNVGLMEDRATLRISSQHVANWLRHGIVTRAQVEEVLKRMAVIVDQQNANDPLYTPMAPNFDGIAFQAASDLIFKGAEQPSGYTEPLLHAARLKLKGYTGD; this comes from the coding sequence ATGACTGTACGTATTCAAAAAGGCAAGCTAGCGATTGCTAAAGAACTTTACGATTTCATCGAAAATGAAGCTTTACCAGGTACTGGTTTAGAGAGTGAAACTTACTGGAAGAACTTCGAGCAAGTCGTTGTCGACCTTAGCCCAAAGAACAAAGCATTATTGGCTAAGCGTGATGAACTTCAAGCAAAGATTGATGAATGGCATCGCAACAATAAATTTGAATTAAATGCTTACAAGGCATTCTTAACTGAAATTGGTTATCTCGTACCAGAAGTGGCTGACTTCCAAGTGACGACTGAAAATGTGGATGAAGAAATCGCATTATTGGCTGGCCCACAATTGGTTGTTCCTGTGCGTAATGCACGTTATAGCTTAAATGCAGCCAATGCACGTTGGGGCTCTTTATATGACGCACTGTATGGTACAGACGTTATTTCTGAAGAAGGCGGTGCAGAGAAAGGCAAAGGCTATAACCCAGTTCGTGGCGATAAAGTTATTGCTTTCGCAAAAAATTTCTTAAACCAAACTTTCCCATTGGCACAAGGTTCGCATGAAGATGCAACTCAATATGCAATTGCGAATAATGGTTTGGTTGTGACCTTAAAAGATGGTTCAACTACATCTTTAGCGCATGAATCACAATTTGTCGGTTTCAATGGTGAGGCGGCAAACCCAACTGAAATCGTTTTATTAAATAATGGTTTGCATGTGATCATCGAAATCGATGCAAACAGCCCAATTGGTAAAACTGATGCTGCTGGTGTGAAGGATTTAACCCTTGAAGCTGCGGTAACAACCATTCAAGATTTAGAAGACTCTGTAGCAGCAGTTGATGCTGAAGAGAAAGTAGAAGGCTACCGTAACTGGTTAGGTCTAATGAAAGGTGACTTGCAAGAGTCAATCGAGAAGAATGGTAAAACCGTTACTCGTACTTTAAACAAAGACCGTACTGTACAGAACTTGATTGGTGGCACGACAACTTTACATGGTCGTTCATTGATGTTGCTTCGTAACGTAGGCCACTTAATGACCAACCCTGCGATCTTGGTTGATGGTGAAGAAGTGTTCGAAGGTATTATGGATGCTTTAGTGACACCTTTACTGACAGTTGCTGATATTCGTGGTCAAAACGAGAACAAAAACTCTCGTAAAGGTTCAATGTATATCGTTAAGCCAAAAATGCATGGCCCAGAAGAAGTTGCATTTGCAGTTGAATTGTTTGAGCGTGCTGAACAAGCGATTGGCTTGCCAGCAAAATCACTCAAAATCGGGATCATGGACGAAGAACGCCGTACTTCTGTGAACTTGAAAAACTGTATCGCAGCTGCGAAAGACCGTACCATTTTCATTAACACAGGCTTTATGGACCGTACCGGTGATGAAATCCATACTTCTATGGAAGCTGCGCCAGTTGTTCGTAAAGAAGCAGTTAAAACACAAAAATGGATTGCTGCTTACGAAAATCGTAACGTTGCCATTGGTTTAGCATGTGGTTTACAAGGTAAAGCGCAAATTGGTAAAGGCATGTGGCCGAAACCAGACAGCATGAAAGATATGTTGGCGACCAAGACTGCACATCCAAATGCAGGTGCAACTTGTGCATGGGTTCCATCACCAACAGGTGCTGTACTACATGCTTTGCACTACCATCAAATCAATGTAAAAGCACGTCAGGACGTATTGGCTGCTGAAGATATGTTGACTTTAGATGACTTGTTAACGCCGCCATTTGCACCAGAAACAAACTGGACTGCAGAAGAGTTAAACAACGAACTTGAAAATAACTGTCAAGGGATCTTGGGTTATGTAGTTCGTTGGGTCGACTTGGGTGTTGGTTGTTCTAAAGTGCCAGACATTAACAACGTTGGCTTAATGGAAGACCGTGCAACTTTACGTATCTCTTCTCAACACGTCGCAAACTGGTTACGCCACGGTATCGTAACTCGTGCTCAAGTTGAAGAAGTGCTTAAACGTATGGCTGTGATTGTTGATCAGCAAAATGCCAATGATCCATTGTATACACCAATGGCACCAAACTTTGATGGTATTGCATTCCAAGCCGCTTCAGACTTGATCTTTAAGGGTGCAGAGCAACCATCTGGTTATACAGAGCCATTGTTACATGCTGCGCGTTTAAAATTAAAAGGTTATACAGGTGATTAA
- a CDS encoding AraC family transcriptional regulator, which produces MKRSILGLMYLIQGMRHVGIDVDARLANMGIQADALDPSSIIPDEIEWDILQHISQDISPEQGLFIGQHYALAGYGPFLMLLVTSDTLHRALLNGVQFQQLTHLFGSLQLKIETHLIYLFYQPIDLSMHLGQLRAQCEISGTYKFLQDIFKMMGLNVPKIQIELPFQRPKDLSLLAAYQDYYGQDVKFGCAQAAFILENTQILNTKIPSADILTYRIYEEKCLQDIQHLEKSAAVKLTIVEYVQDYLEMQNGVMPTMAETACALSIPERTLRHQLQQMQTSYKEIRETLIKQKAIKFIENSSYSIEQVAEMLGYSEPAAFNHAFKRWFGLSPRQYHRNH; this is translated from the coding sequence ATGAAAAGATCTATCCTCGGATTGATGTATTTAATTCAAGGCATGCGACATGTCGGCATTGATGTGGACGCACGTTTAGCGAATATGGGAATACAGGCCGATGCATTAGATCCAAGCTCGATTATCCCCGATGAAATTGAATGGGATATTTTGCAGCATATTAGTCAGGATATCTCACCTGAACAAGGCTTATTCATCGGACAACATTATGCATTGGCTGGTTATGGCCCATTTCTGATGTTATTGGTGACCAGTGATACTTTGCATCGTGCTTTACTCAATGGTGTTCAATTCCAGCAGTTAACTCATCTCTTTGGGTCGCTGCAGTTAAAGATTGAAACTCATTTGATTTATTTGTTCTATCAACCTATTGATTTAAGTATGCATCTTGGTCAGCTTAGGGCACAGTGTGAGATTTCAGGTACCTATAAGTTCTTACAAGATATCTTTAAAATGATGGGCTTGAATGTGCCTAAGATTCAGATTGAATTGCCATTTCAGCGACCTAAAGATCTCAGTTTACTTGCAGCTTATCAAGACTATTATGGGCAAGACGTCAAATTTGGGTGTGCGCAAGCAGCTTTCATTTTAGAAAATACTCAAATTTTAAATACAAAAATTCCATCTGCAGATATTTTGACGTATCGTATTTATGAAGAAAAATGCCTACAGGATATTCAACATTTAGAGAAAAGTGCGGCAGTCAAATTAACCATTGTTGAGTATGTGCAGGATTATCTGGAAATGCAAAATGGGGTCATGCCAACCATGGCAGAAACAGCCTGTGCGTTGAGTATTCCTGAGCGAACCTTAAGACATCAATTGCAGCAAATGCAGACCAGCTATAAAGAAATTCGGGAAACGCTGATCAAACAGAAGGCAATTAAATTTATTGAAAACAGTTCTTATTCCATTGAACAGGTGGCTGAAATGTTGGGTTATTCTGAGCCTGCTGCGTTTAATCATGCCTTTAAAAGATGGTTTGGATTGAGTCCAAGACAATATCATCGAAATCATTAA
- a CDS encoding TetR/AcrR family transcriptional regulator: MTAAKIQKFALERFAKQGFAATSLNEIATDVGIKKPSIYAHFKNKDELYLSLIPIMIDEELGHAKTVLQGGTRIQQQLHAYFMSIEQRFDASYGVQFWMNALISPPVHLYDQVIEPMHVFMAELEQVFLQAIQQSVLKENKHQLESMVLARVCMSFVDALQSELIYGGRDKFRLRLDAILKTLDVLISP, encoded by the coding sequence GTGACAGCAGCTAAGATTCAAAAATTTGCTTTGGAGCGTTTTGCAAAACAAGGCTTTGCAGCAACATCCTTAAATGAAATTGCGACTGATGTTGGCATTAAAAAGCCTTCAATTTATGCACATTTTAAAAATAAAGATGAGTTGTATCTGAGCTTGATCCCGATCATGATTGATGAAGAATTGGGACATGCCAAAACCGTTCTGCAAGGTGGTACGAGAATTCAGCAGCAATTACATGCTTATTTTATGAGTATCGAGCAGCGTTTTGACGCCTCTTATGGGGTTCAGTTCTGGATGAATGCGTTAATCAGTCCGCCTGTACATTTATATGATCAGGTGATTGAGCCAATGCATGTTTTTATGGCTGAATTGGAACAGGTATTTTTACAGGCAATACAACAGTCAGTGTTAAAAGAAAATAAGCATCAACTGGAGAGTATGGTCTTAGCACGAGTCTGTATGAGTTTTGTGGATGCGCTGCAAAGTGAGTTGATCTACGGAGGTCGAGATAAGTTCAGGCTTCGGTTGGATGCCATTCTAAAAACATTAGATGTTCTGATCAGCCCTTAA
- a CDS encoding SOS response-associated peptidase family protein — protein MCANYKPLTAAQAKQLELPLIPFEYVEEVYPSYSTPLLFKSEQGLEWREVLFGLVPKWSEDTNISKHTYNARHETIFQKPSFVEAASKCKFGVIPVTEFYESKYIDNKPQRWGVRRKDGQAFYIAALYEIRKLNDQVIRSASMLTMDAIDHPMMKDFHEPGDVKRSVVVIPHERLDEWLSLKQPHQLYEFMLGFPVEEFECSHVPKAKIVKITPQLNMFD, from the coding sequence ATGTGTGCCAATTATAAACCTTTAACAGCAGCGCAAGCCAAGCAATTGGAACTGCCTTTGATTCCTTTTGAATATGTAGAGGAGGTCTATCCAAGTTATAGTACACCGCTGCTATTTAAGTCGGAACAGGGTTTAGAATGGCGTGAAGTGTTATTTGGTTTGGTACCCAAATGGTCGGAAGATACCAATATTTCAAAGCATACTTATAATGCACGGCATGAAACGATTTTTCAGAAACCAAGTTTTGTAGAGGCGGCGAGCAAGTGTAAGTTTGGTGTGATTCCTGTGACTGAGTTTTATGAAAGTAAATATATTGATAATAAGCCTCAACGTTGGGGAGTAAGGCGTAAGGATGGTCAGGCATTTTATATTGCAGCGCTCTATGAAATTCGTAAGTTAAATGATCAGGTGATCCGTTCAGCAAGCATGCTCACGATGGATGCCATAGACCATCCGATGATGAAAGACTTTCATGAGCCGGGAGATGTAAAGCGGTCAGTAGTAGTTATTCCACATGAGCGTTTAGATGAATGGTTAAGCTTAAAACAGCCACATCAGCTCTATGAGTTTATGCTGGGTTTTCCTGTAGAAGAATTTGAGTGTTCCCATGTTCCTAAAGCAAAGATTGTAAAAATAACACCGCAACTGAATATGTTTGATTGA